Genomic window (Bacteroidales bacterium):
TTGACATAGGGTCGGTAGGAACTTCCGCTGCACCTATTCGACAAACTATTTGGTCAATTTCGGAAAATTTTGCCATAAGTTCTTTTTCCATTTCTGTCATCATTTTCACGGTTTCGGATAAAGAAGTACCGGTTTTCAGTACGGGTTGAATAACAAAATCTCCTTCGTCAAGCGTGGGAATAAATTCTCCGCCCATTCTTGTAAAAATAATGCCTGTGAAAATTAATGAAGCTAATGCCGCTCCGAGTACGATTTTTTTATGAGAATATGACCATTTTAAGACAGGCTTATATGATTTAGTTATAATATTCATTAAAATAACCGACGGATTTCGCTTTGAAAGTTTTTTAGGTTTTAAAAATAAACTTGAAGCAACAGGCAACCATGTAAAACCAAATATCATGGCTCCGATTATTGCAAAACTGAATGTTAATGCCATCGGCCTGAACATTTTTCCTTCAACTCCTGTTAAAGATAATATAGGAACTAAGATTATTAAGATTATTACTTGTCCGAAAACAGCAGAGCTCATCATTTTGCCGGCTCCTTCGGCTGTTATTTTGTCGTATAAGCTTTTGCGTTCCTCTTTGGGAGTGTTTTTAATTTTATCTCTGTTCAAGATTAGACTAAACATTATAAACTCAACCAGAATTACGGCTCCGTCAATGATTATACCGAAGTCTAATGCTCCGAGGCTCATTAGGTTAGCGTCAATTCCGAAAATATACATCAATGAGATAGTAAACAACAGAGCCAAAGGAATGATTGAGGCAATTATCAATGCCGAACGAGCATCACCGAGCAATAACATAACTACAAAGATTACTATAATACTTCCGAGCAAAAGATTTTCAACTATTGTAAAACTTGTTTTTGCAAGCAATTCACTTCTGTCTAAAATTGGATTTATGTAAACACCTTCGGGCAATATTTTTTGAAGTTCATCTATTTTTTTATGAACTGCATTTATTACGTCCTGGGAATTTGCTCCTTTAAGCATCATAATTTGCCCCAAAACTTTTTCGCCTTCGCCGTTTGCTGTTATTGCCCCGAACCGATTGGCATAACCCGTTTTCACTTCAGCAATATCTTTTATTAAAATAGGTTTCTTGCTGTTTTTTTTAACAACAATAAGTTTTATGTCTTCTATATCTTTAAGTAAGCCGTTTCCTCGAATAAAGAAGCTTCTGTTACCTTTTTCGATGTATGCACCGCCTGCAATGGAGTTGCTGTTCTCTAAGGCGTTAAAAACTTCGGCTAAACTGATGTTATAATTAAAGAGTTTTTGAGGATTAACGGAAACTTCGAATTGTTTCAGATATCCGCCCCAAGAATTAATTTCGACAACACCGGGAATACCTGACAAATTTCTTTTTACTAACCAATCTTGGATAGTTCTGAGCTTCATTGCATCGTACTTGTCTTCGTAGCCGGGTTTTACATCCAAAGTATATTGATAAATTTCGCCTAAACCGGTTGTAATCGGCCCGAGAGTAGGCATTCCGAAATCTTCAGGGATATTTTCTTTTGCCGCTTTTATTTTTTCCTCTATAAGTTGACGTGGCAGATATGTTCCCATAGATTCATCAAAAACAATAGTAACAACCGACAAACCAAATTTAGAAACCGACCTTATTTCTTGAACACCCGGTAAATTTGCCATTTCAAGTTCAATAGGGTATGTTATAAATTGCTCTATATCCTGTGTTGATAAATTGGTTGACACCGTAATTACCTGAACTTGATTATTTGTTATGTCGGGAACAGCTCCGACAGGTATCCGTGACAGTGCAAAAATACCGAAAGCTGTGACCGTTGCCGTGAAAAGAAAAATAATTAACTTATACTTTATGCTGAAACTGATAATTGACTTTATCATTAGAGTTTTAAAAAAGAGTTCTTAGATTAAAATATGTAATAGATAATAATTTGCAAATAAATTTAATCAGGGAAGTTGAATTATGCTTCCCTGATTCATAATCTTTTAAATTTAATTATTAATAATTTGTTTCTTTAATTTCAAAATAAGATTGCGGGTGCAAACATGCAGGACACAGTTTCGGAGCTTTTTCGCCTTCGTGTACATAACCGCAGTTTCTGCATTTCCAATAAATTTTATTGTTTCTTTCAAATACTTTTCCTGCTTCCAGGTTATTGTATAGTGTTCTGTATCTTTCTTCGTGTTCTTTTTCAACTTTTGCAATCATTCTGAAAGCCACGGCAACTTCTTTGAAACCTTCTTCATCTGCTATTTTTGCAAATTCGGGGTAAAGTTCTGTCCATTCTTCATTTTCGCCGTCTGCTGCTGCTTTTAAATTTTCTAATGTAGTTCCTATTTTTCCTGCAGGATACATTGCCGTAATTTCAACAGCACCGCCTTCCAAAAATTTAAAAAAGCGTTTTGCATGTGCTTTTTCATTTATTGCGGTTTCATCAAATAAAGCTGCAATTTGTTCCAAACCTTCCTTTTTTGCTTGTTTTGCAAAATAATCGTAACGCATTCTAGCTTGCGATTCTCCGGCAAATGCTTTTAATAAATTTTGTTCTGTTTTTGTTCCTTTAATACTGTTCATAATGATTAATTTTTAATTAATAAGATTTGTTTATATTTCAGAAAATTCCTCTTTACCTACTCCGCAGGTCGGACAAGTCCAGTTGTCGGGTAAGTCTTCGAATTTTATTTTTTCGATATTATTGTCGTATATATGCCCGCATACATTGCATTTATAAATTTTACCTTCGGATTTTTGTTTTTTTTCTTTTTTGATATACGAAGGTGCATTTTTTGGTGTAAAGCCTTTTTTTATTTTTCTGTAATAATCATAGGTTAAAGGTTGTCCTTCGGCAATCAGTTGAGCATCAACCAACTCGCCTATAAATAATATGTGTGTTCCCAGATTAATTTCATCGGTTAATTTGAATTCCATGTATGCAATACTGTCATTGATAACAATCGGAACACTTGTTTTTCCGAATCTGACATCAAAATTTTCAAATTTATTGATTTTTCTTCCGGTTCTAAAACCGAAATTACCAATTGTTTCGGCTTTTGCATTTTGATTTAAAATTGAAACCGAAAATGTTTTAAACTTTTTAATAAACTCGCTTGTAAAATTTTTCTTATTACAACTTACTGCAAACAATGGCGGTTCGGAGGTAATTTGAAAAACGGTATTGGCAATATAAGCATTGCCCTCTTTTTTACTTCCTGAACTTACAATGTAAAGCCCGTAAGAAATATTATATAATGCTTCAACATTCATATTTTTTTAAATTTAAGAGTTTTTTATTATGCATTCTTTACAAATTCCTTTTATCATAACATCTGTTTTGTTTAAAACAAAATCATCCAAACCGGAAAATTTTAAATCGTTGTAATTGTAGTCAAAGTCGAAAATTTTACCGCAACTTTCACACTTAAAATGACCGTGAATATGTTTTTGTGCATCATATCTTATTTCACTTTCTTCGATATTCACATTTATAATAAGATTCCGGTTTTCAAATAGTTTTAATGTGTTATAAACGGTTGTTTTTGATAATGTAGGAATTTCTTTTGATAATTTCTTATAAATAATGTCAACCGTAGGATGAATATTATTGTTTACTAAAAACTCATATATTTTCATTCTTTGATACGACGGTTTTATACCTGCTTTAAGTAATTCATTATTTATATTTTGTACTCTCTCCATATTTGTAATTATTACAACTCTAAAAACGTTACAAATTTACAATAAATAATTTAATAATGCAAGAAAGTCCGGAATATCTTTTATGTTACAATAGATGTGTCTAAATGTCAGGCAAATAGGAGTTGTGTGAGGTTTTGGATTATAACTCTACAACTTCCGATATCTTTTGCCTTGAAGTTAATTTTATATCGTATTTACCGTTAAGCCCGGAAAAAACCTCCGATACAGTTTCATGAGTGTTATTTGCCGCTGAAATATGTGACAATAAAATTGCTTTCAATTTGGGAGATGCATAATTTTTAACCAATTCCAAAGCTTGAATATTAGACAAATGTCCATCATAAGAACTTACTCTTTGTTTTAAATGATATGGATATAATCCGTTTTGCAGCATATCTTCGTCATAATTTGATTCAAGAAAAACTGCATCGCATTTTGAGAATTCGGTTTGTAAAATTTCGTCAACTTTCCCTATATCGGTCATTACTCCGATGTTTTTATTATCAATTTCTATTCTGAAACTGCACGGATCTATTGCATCATGATTTTTTTTAAAAGAATATACTTTTATGTTACCAATAATATGAGGTGTACCTGGTTCAAAAAATATGAAATTTTGTGCTTTGTTTTTATTATAGCTTTTATGAAATGTTTTTTTTGTGTAATAAACAGGTATTCCGAGTTTATTACTTGTTGAGCGTGCACCTTGGATATGGTCTGTGTGCTCATGACTTATAAAAATTGCTTTTATTTTATTCTTATCTAAACCGGCATCATCAAGCCTTTCAATCAACCTCTTATAATAAATACCGGCATCTATTAGTACTGCGTTTTCTTCGTTCCCGATATAATAACAATTTCCGTTGCTTCCGGAAGCTAATGCACAAATTTCAATCATATTTTTAATTTGTTGCAAAGAAATATATTCTATTTGAAAATGTTGCATATTATTTCAAATATTAAAATTCATTATAATAAGTTTTTTTATATATTTGCAAACTCAAAATTTTGAACTAAAAAAAATTAATCATTCAAAAATGGCAACATTACAGAAAATCAGAAACAAAGGACCATTAATTGCTATAGTTATAGGTATTGCATTATTAGCGTTTTTATTAGGGGATGTAAATAAAATATTTTCATCGGGAAACGACATGAGTATTGCCGAAATAAACGGAACTGAGGTATCTCTTCAAGAGTATCAAGCCAGATATAATAACTACGAACAAGGTTTAAAATTATTAACAGGACAAACCTCTTTAACTACCGAAAATCAAAAATATGTTGAAAGTCAAGTATGGGATAAAATCGTAAAAAATTATGCTTTATCAGATACTTATGAAGAACTCGGTATTGATGTCAGCGGTATGGAACTGGCAAAAATTATAAGCGGTGAAAATATTCAAAACGGTCTTGATCCTTTAACAAGACAAGTTTTTTCTGACCAAAACGGTAATTTTAACGCACAAAATGCTGTCAACTTCTTTTCAAATGCAAGTGAAACAGAAGACGGAGCCGGTGTTGCAAGATTCTTAGAGGAAGAAATGAAAGACAACCGAAAATATACAAAATATATGTCCCTTATTTCAAAAGGTATTAATATTACAGGTTTTGAAGCTAAACAATTATACAGAGAACGTACTGAACTTGTTGATTTTGATTATGCAGTTAAAAGATATAATACAGTTGCCGACAGCACCATAAATGTAAGTGATACAGAACTTGAGGCATATTATAAAGAACATAAAGAAGAATACGAACAAGAACATACCAGAGACATTGCTTATATAACATTCAATGTTGTTCCTTCCGAAGAAGATAAAAAAGTAACAAGAGAAGAACTTGAGTATTATAAAAATGAGTTCGCAGAAATAAGCATAGATTCAACGCAAGAAGAATTAATTAATTATGTTAATGCAAACTCTGAAACTAAATTTTCATACCCACATTTATCATTTGAAGAACTGAATGATTCCGCACTATTTTATGCAAGTTCCGATACAGTTTTCGGTCTTGTGTTTGAGAATGGTGCTTATACCATGAAAAGAGTTTTCGACAGGGTAAATACACCCGACTCAATAGAAGCACGACATATATTAATTCAAGTTGACGGACAAGTTATTAAAGATATTGACAGAGCAAAAGAAATAGCCGACAGTTTGATGACTTTAATAAAAAGCGGTTCTGATTTTGCCCAAATTGCAAAAGATAATTCTGCTTATCAAGTTTCTGCACAAAAAGGCGGCGATTTAGGTATGTTTACGGAAGATATGATTCTTAATCAGTTAGGTTTAGAATTCAGCGACGAAGTTTTTAAGTCTAAAGTAGGAGAACTTAAAATTATTGAAACAGGGTACGGAGTTCATATTACAGAAATAACAGGACTGGGTGGAGACAAAAAGGAAAGAGTAAGATTAGCAGTTGTTTCACAAATTGTAAGACCCGGAAATAATACCGTAAGTGACGCATTTTCAACAGCGAGAGATTTTTCGGTAAATTCTGATAACAACATCGAAAAATTTGATGAGCTTGTTGAAAAAAACGGATATATTAAACGTATTTTAAATGATGTAAATTATGAAACTGAAGTTATTGCAGGAATTGAGAATCCAAGCTCTATTATAAACTGGATATTCAAAGACGATACAGAAAAAGAATCTGTATCTCAGGCTTTTCAAGACGGAGATATGTTTATTGTAGCAATTGTTACAGAAATAAGAGAAGAGGGAATTGCTCCTTTAGAACAAATTAAAGATGAAATTACGGCTAAAGTTGTTAAAGAGAAAAAAGCGGAACAATTTGTAAAAGAAATGACAGGAGAAACAAATCTTGTTAAAACAGCAAAGAACATTAGTTTTTCTTCTGCCAGATTAAATGATGACGGAATTGAATATAAAGTAATTGCGACAGCAGTTTATTCTGAGAAAGACAAAGTTACAAATCCAATTATCGGAGAAAACGGAGTTTATGTTTTAAAAGTAGTTTCAAAAACAGGTATTGAAAACCTTGATGAAATCGATGTTACAAACGATAAATTAAACTCTCAAAGAAGAATTGATTTCAGAATTTCTCGTGAAGCTTTTGAAGCAATAAAAGAAGCTGCTGAACTTACAGATAATAGATATAAATTTATATAAATATAATTTATGATAAAAAAAGAGATGTTAAAAAAACATCTCTTTTTTTATTCCTCATCTTCCTTTTTTATATGATACTTAACTTCCGAATAATAATCATCACTAAGGTCTGGGGCAGAAAACTCAGATAAATCATCATTTGTTTCAGGCTCAACAATATATTCTTCAGGTATTTTTTTAGCAAAGGCTAATGTTAAAATAAAGCCTGTTACCGCACCGAACAAATGTCCTTCCCAAGAAATCTCCGGTTTAATGGGTAAGATTCCCCAAACCATGCTTCCGTATATAAAAACAACGATTAAAGAAACGGCACTTAAAGCACGGTTTTTATGAATAATCCCTGAAAAAAAGAGAAAAGATGCAAGTCCGTATATAATCCCGCTTGCTCCTATATGATATGCTGAGCGTGCAGCTAACCACACCCAAAATCCGGAGAAAAAATAAATTAAAAGAAAAACTTTAAGAGCATATTCTCTGTAAAAATAAAACAACGCTGTTCCGAGAAATAAAAAAGGAAAAGTATTTGAAAACAAATGGTCAAAATCTCCGTGAATAAAAGGTGCAAACAATATACCCGTTAAATTTTCAAATTTTAACGGAAATATGCCGTATTTATACAAATGTAAATTCAACGAATATTCAATTATTTTAACACTCCACATAATAAGTAAGAAAAATACCGGAAGTATTAAGCTGAATCTTAATCTTTTTTTCTCGCTTTTATTCATTAATTTTACCTTTATGCAAAAATATTAATAATCCAAGTTGAAAACAACAATTATAATATGAAGTTTGAAATACTGACGAAAGATACAAAAACAAAAGCAAAAACAGGAAAAATATATACTGCACACGGCATAATCGAAACTCCTATTTTTATGCCCGTAGGAACTGTCGGCTCCGTTAAAAGTGTTCATCAAAGAGAGTTAGACGAAGATATTAAAGCTCAAATAATTCTCGGAAATACATATCATTTATATTTAAGACCCGGAACAGAAACTTTAGAAAAAGCAGGAGGGTTACATAAATTTATGAATTGGAACAAACCTATATTAACAGACAGCGGAGGTTATCAAGTTTTTTCTTTATCAGATATAAGAAAAATTAAAGAAGAGGGAGTAACGTTTCGTTCTCATATTGACGGCTCAAAACACCTGTTTACACCTGAGAATGTGGTTGATACAGAAAGAAGCATCGGTGCGGATATTATTATGGCATTAGATGAATGTCCTCCTTACCCTTCTGATTATAAATATGCAAAAGATTCAATGAATTTAACACACAGGTGGTTAAAAAGAGGCATTAAGAGATTTGACGAAACAGAAAGTTTATACGGGTACAAACAAGCATATTTTCCTATTGTACAAGGAAGCACATACAAAGATTTAAGAATACAATCTGCCGAAACCATTGCTTCATT
Coding sequences:
- a CDS encoding rhomboid family intramembrane serine protease; the protein is MNKSEKKRLRFSLILPVFFLLIMWSVKIIEYSLNLHLYKYGIFPLKFENLTGILFAPFIHGDFDHLFSNTFPFLFLGTALFYFYREYALKVFLLIYFFSGFWVWLAARSAYHIGASGIIYGLASFLFFSGIIHKNRALSAVSLIVVFIYGSMVWGILPIKPEISWEGHLFGAVTGFILTLAFAKKIPEEYIVEPETNDDLSEFSAPDLSDDYYSEVKYHIKKEDEE
- the tgt gene encoding tRNA guanosine(34) transglycosylase Tgt gives rise to the protein MKFEILTKDTKTKAKTGKIYTAHGIIETPIFMPVGTVGSVKSVHQRELDEDIKAQIILGNTYHLYLRPGTETLEKAGGLHKFMNWNKPILTDSGGYQVFSLSDIRKIKEEGVTFRSHIDGSKHLFTPENVVDTERSIGADIIMALDECPPYPSDYKYAKDSMNLTHRWLKRGIKRFDETESLYGYKQAYFPIVQGSTYKDLRIQSAETIASFEREGNAIGGLSVGEPTEEMYEMLEIVNNILPEDKPRYLMGVGTPENILEGIALGTDMFDCVMPTRNGRNGMLFTWQGRINIKNKKWEHDFSPIDEFGTSFVDSFYSKAYLRHLMKVQERLAAQIASIHNLAFYLELVRIARQKINDGTFADWKNKMVKQLAQRL
- a CDS encoding SurA N-terminal domain-containing protein, with amino-acid sequence MATLQKIRNKGPLIAIVIGIALLAFLLGDVNKIFSSGNDMSIAEINGTEVSLQEYQARYNNYEQGLKLLTGQTSLTTENQKYVESQVWDKIVKNYALSDTYEELGIDVSGMELAKIISGENIQNGLDPLTRQVFSDQNGNFNAQNAVNFFSNASETEDGAGVARFLEEEMKDNRKYTKYMSLISKGINITGFEAKQLYRERTELVDFDYAVKRYNTVADSTINVSDTELEAYYKEHKEEYEQEHTRDIAYITFNVVPSEEDKKVTREELEYYKNEFAEISIDSTQEELINYVNANSETKFSYPHLSFEELNDSALFYASSDTVFGLVFENGAYTMKRVFDRVNTPDSIEARHILIQVDGQVIKDIDRAKEIADSLMTLIKSGSDFAQIAKDNSAYQVSAQKGGDLGMFTEDMILNQLGLEFSDEVFKSKVGELKIIETGYGVHITEITGLGGDKKERVRLAVVSQIVRPGNNTVSDAFSTARDFSVNSDNNIEKFDELVEKNGYIKRILNDVNYETEVIAGIENPSSIINWIFKDDTEKESVSQAFQDGDMFIVAIVTEIREEGIAPLEQIKDEITAKVVKEKKAEQFVKEMTGETNLVKTAKNISFSSARLNDDGIEYKVIATAVYSEKDKVTNPIIGENGVYVLKVVSKTGIENLDEIDVTNDKLNSQRRIDFRISREAFEAIKEAAELTDNRYKFI
- a CDS encoding flavin reductase → MNVEALYNISYGLYIVSSGSKKEGNAYIANTVFQITSEPPLFAVSCNKKNFTSEFIKKFKTFSVSILNQNAKAETIGNFGFRTGRKINKFENFDVRFGKTSVPIVINDSIAYMEFKLTDEINLGTHILFIGELVDAQLIAEGQPLTYDYYRKIKKGFTPKNAPSYIKKEKKQKSEGKIYKCNVCGHIYDNNIEKIKFEDLPDNWTCPTCGVGKEEFSEI
- a CDS encoding transcriptional repressor, yielding MERVQNINNELLKAGIKPSYQRMKIYEFLVNNNIHPTVDIIYKKLSKEIPTLSKTTVYNTLKLFENRNLIINVNIEESEIRYDAQKHIHGHFKCESCGKIFDFDYNYNDLKFSGLDDFVLNKTDVMIKGICKECIIKNS
- a CDS encoding rubrerythrin family protein gives rise to the protein MNSIKGTKTEQNLLKAFAGESQARMRYDYFAKQAKKEGLEQIAALFDETAINEKAHAKRFFKFLEGGAVEITAMYPAGKIGTTLENLKAAADGENEEWTELYPEFAKIADEEGFKEVAVAFRMIAKVEKEHEERYRTLYNNLEAGKVFERNNKIYWKCRNCGYVHEGEKAPKLCPACLHPQSYFEIKETNY
- a CDS encoding MBL fold metallo-hydrolase, which gives rise to MIEICALASGSNGNCYYIGNEENAVLIDAGIYYKRLIERLDDAGLDKNKIKAIFISHEHTDHIQGARSTSNKLGIPVYYTKKTFHKSYNKNKAQNFIFFEPGTPHIIGNIKVYSFKKNHDAIDPCSFRIEIDNKNIGVMTDIGKVDEILQTEFSKCDAVFLESNYDEDMLQNGLYPYHLKQRVSSYDGHLSNIQALELVKNYASPKLKAILLSHISAANNTHETVSEVFSGLNGKYDIKLTSRQKISEVVEL